The following are encoded in a window of Arvicanthis niloticus isolate mArvNil1 chromosome 1, mArvNil1.pat.X, whole genome shotgun sequence genomic DNA:
- the LOC117718156 gene encoding olfactory receptor 52Z1P: MKVASSFHNHTNPQDVWYVLIGIPGLEDLHTWIAIPICSMYIVAIIGNILLIFLIVTERSLHEPMYFFLSMLALADLLLSTATAPKMLAIFWFRSRGISFGSCVSQMFFIHFIFVAESAILLAMAFDRYVAICYPLRYSTILTSSVIGKIGTAAVVRSFLICGPFIFLVYRLLYCGRHIIPHSYCEHMGIARLACDNITVNIIYGLTMALLSTGMDILLIIISYTMILHTVFQIPSWAARYKALNTCGSHICVILLFYTPAFFSFFAHRFGGKTIPRHIHILVANLYVVVPPMLNPIIYGVKTKHIQDRVVFLFSSVSTC, translated from the coding sequence ATGAAGGTGGCCTCTTCCTTTCACAACCACACCAATCCACAGGATGTGTGGTATGTTCTGATTGGAATCCCAGGACTGGAAGATCTACACACCTGGATAGCCATCCCCATTTGTTCTATGTACATTGTGGCTATCATAGGCAATATCCTCCTGATCTTCCTCATAGTGACTGAACGAAGTCTCCATGAgcccatgtatttttttctctctatgcTGGCATTAGCAGACCTCTTGCTCTCCACAGCTACAGCCCCCAAGATGCTGGCCATCTTCTGGTTCCGTTCCAGGGGTATATCCTTTGGTAGTTGTGTGTCCCAAATGTTCTTCATACATTTCATCTTTGTGGCAGAGTCAGCTATTCTTCTGGCCATGGCAtttgaccgctatgtggccatctgttaCCCACTGAGATATTCCACCATCCTTACTTCCTCAGTCATTGGCAAGATTGGCACAGCAGCTGTGGTCAGAAGCTTTCTCATCTGTGGTCCATTCATCTTCCTTGTATATCGACTTCTGTATTGTGGGAGACACATAATTCCCCATTCATACTGTGAGCACATGGGCATTGCCAGATTGGCATGTGACAATATCACTGTCAACATAATATATGGGCTTACTATGGCCCTCTTGTCTACAGGGATGGATATACTACTCATCATTATTTCTTACACCATGATCCTTCACACTGTTTTTCAAATCCCTTCCTGGGCTGCCAGATATAAGGCCCTCAACACATGTGGCTCCCACATCTGTGTTATTCTTTTGTTCTACACACCTGCATTCTTCTCATTTTTTGCCCATCGCTTTGGAGGCAAAACCATCCCTCGCCACATCCACATCCTAGTGGCCAACCTCTATGTGGTCGTGCCCCCAATGCTTAACCCCATCATTTATGGGGTGAAGACTAAGCATATCCAAGATCGAgtggttttccttttctcttcagtgAGTACATGTTAA